In a genomic window of Venatoribacter cucullus:
- a CDS encoding MotA/TolQ/ExbB proton channel family protein encodes MNLFKHARTLLLSVALASPLALAEDNAPAAKPDPLANLLQQIGSYQRAENSQNKAREAAFLADVAEQNRLLSEARAALKREQQLADSLKKRFDNNEQALTEREEELRLRVGNLGEMFGVVRQVAGDLNTVLADSLTRVELPQRKADLDKLAGAKELPTIAELEDLWFTLQQEMSINGAIRRFDAPVINTDGSSAPRSVVRLGVFNALDDAGYLSFDAELQQLRALGRQPAQAGLAQDYLTSTDTVAAVAIDPSRGALLTLSLESPDLIERIQQGALVGYIIIALGLIGLLIAAVRLITLEGIAAKVRRQQQDITQPTADNPLGRVLQVYQNLPRPVDMDTLEAKMDEAVLHELPALERGQAIIKLFAGIAPLLGLLGTVTGMIATFQAITNFGTGDPKLMAAGISQALVTTVLGLLAAIPLLLAHNWVASRSKNLVQLLDEQSAGLMATALEQQQQQQQQQPQAGQ; translated from the coding sequence ATGAACCTGTTTAAACACGCCCGCACCTTATTACTGAGCGTTGCGCTGGCCAGCCCGCTGGCACTGGCAGAAGACAATGCTCCGGCCGCCAAACCCGATCCGCTGGCCAATCTGCTGCAACAAATTGGCAGCTATCAGCGTGCTGAAAACAGCCAGAATAAAGCCCGTGAAGCGGCGTTCCTGGCCGATGTTGCCGAGCAGAATCGCCTGCTGAGTGAAGCTCGCGCGGCACTGAAACGCGAACAGCAACTGGCCGACAGCCTGAAAAAACGCTTCGACAACAACGAACAGGCCCTGACTGAGCGCGAAGAAGAGCTGCGCCTGCGGGTGGGCAACCTCGGTGAAATGTTTGGCGTGGTACGTCAGGTTGCCGGCGATCTGAACACCGTGCTGGCCGATAGCCTCACCCGCGTGGAGCTGCCGCAGCGCAAAGCGGATCTGGATAAATTGGCCGGCGCCAAAGAGCTGCCGACCATCGCCGAACTGGAAGACCTGTGGTTTACCCTGCAGCAGGAAATGAGCATCAACGGCGCCATCCGCCGCTTTGACGCACCCGTCATCAATACCGATGGCAGCAGCGCGCCGCGCAGCGTGGTCAGACTGGGCGTATTTAATGCGCTGGATGACGCCGGCTACCTGAGCTTTGATGCGGAACTGCAACAGCTGCGGGCGCTGGGGCGGCAACCGGCACAGGCGGGCCTGGCGCAGGATTATCTGACCAGCACCGACACCGTTGCCGCGGTTGCCATTGACCCCAGCCGGGGCGCGTTATTAACCCTGTCGCTGGAAAGCCCGGATCTGATTGAACGCATTCAGCAGGGCGCGCTGGTGGGTTACATCATTATCGCGCTGGGCCTTATCGGCCTGCTGATTGCGGCGGTACGGCTGATTACCCTGGAAGGCATTGCCGCCAAGGTCCGCCGGCAGCAGCAGGATATTACTCAGCCCACTGCTGATAATCCGCTGGGCCGCGTACTGCAGGTTTATCAGAATCTGCCGCGCCCGGTGGATATGGATACGCTGGAAGCGAAAATGGACGAGGCCGTACTGCACGAACTGCCGGCACTGGAACGCGGACAGGCCATTATCAAGCTGTTTGCTGGCATTGCGCCGCTGCTGGGGCTGCTGGGCACCGTCACCGGCATGATCGCCACCTTCCAGGCCATTACCAACTTTGGCACCGGCGATCCGAAACTGATGGCGGCGGGTATTTCTCAGGCGCTGGTCACCACCGTACTGGGCCTGCTGGCGGCCATTCCGCTGCTGCTGGCGCATAACTGGGTGGCCTCGCGCAGCAAGAATCTGGTGCAGCTGCTGGATGAACAGTCGGCCGGCCTGATGGCCACCGCTCTGGAGCAACAGCAGCAACAACAGCAGCAACAGCCGCAGGCAGGGCAGTAA
- a CDS encoding TonB-dependent receptor plug domain-containing protein, with translation MKVSAPSLLTAAILAAPFAMAQTSPLQLDTQQVSGQLFSHNIAEQAFAVEVLERSDIARLPVMNIADALEWVGGLDVRQRGSGGTQVDLGIRGAGYEQTLILLDGVRMNDPQTGHHNFDLPVVLEDIERIEIVRGPGAGQYGPNGNAGVINLVTRKRVDSDNGRAAGIKAEAGRDDFRRGVISLGKTSGNWSHFVAGQQQQADSYIAGADLGYKTRQGNYRLSYQGQQHSTVLGLGYVDKAFGAQGFYGPASARANEHTIQRHAYLTHDMRLNGGQGVDVALNYRQHDDRFYYLSYAPSAHQTNALQARLRYRLNNQLALGYEHNREEIDSTSVTGNQHQRNYDSAFVYGHYDAGPVQLAGSLSYLTYDDGDSYSLPVLGLTLPLGAHQLYLNGGKSVRVPTLNDLYLNQAANKGNPLVKPEQTTSAELGARLNLAGVQTRLAVFTRDTENAIDYTRSQQDIDSNISYYTARNVRAIDTRGADIELDASALLAQQGWQKVSLSYTWLDQDFTNQYREARYTQSQLRHQAILALAYEVLPQLTLTSLYKYEERYDQAGYQLWDLGLKKHYDGWHWAVALSNALDEDYIDSGFIAAPGRSLRVELAAGF, from the coding sequence ATGAAAGTATCCGCACCATCTTTGCTGACAGCCGCCATTCTGGCTGCGCCTTTTGCCATGGCGCAGACATCCCCCTTGCAGCTGGATACCCAGCAGGTCAGCGGCCAGCTGTTCAGCCACAACATTGCTGAACAAGCCTTTGCGGTTGAGGTGCTGGAGCGCAGCGATATTGCACGCCTGCCGGTCATGAACATTGCGGATGCGCTGGAGTGGGTCGGTGGGCTGGACGTGCGCCAGCGCGGCAGCGGCGGCACGCAGGTCGACCTGGGTATTCGCGGCGCCGGTTATGAGCAGACGCTGATTCTGCTGGATGGCGTGCGCATGAATGACCCGCAGACCGGCCATCACAATTTTGATTTGCCGGTGGTGCTGGAAGATATCGAACGCATTGAAATTGTCCGTGGCCCGGGTGCCGGGCAATACGGCCCCAACGGCAACGCCGGGGTGATTAATCTGGTGACGCGCAAGCGGGTGGATAGCGACAATGGCCGGGCAGCCGGCATTAAGGCGGAAGCGGGCCGTGATGATTTTCGTCGTGGTGTTATCAGTCTGGGCAAAACCAGCGGCAACTGGAGCCACTTTGTCGCCGGCCAGCAACAGCAGGCCGACAGCTATATCGCCGGCGCCGATCTGGGCTATAAAACCCGCCAGGGTAATTACCGCCTCAGCTACCAGGGGCAGCAGCACAGTACGGTTTTGGGGTTAGGCTATGTCGACAAAGCCTTTGGCGCGCAGGGGTTTTATGGCCCGGCCAGTGCCCGCGCCAATGAGCACACCATTCAGCGCCATGCCTACCTGACCCACGATATGCGCCTGAATGGCGGGCAGGGTGTGGACGTGGCACTGAACTACCGCCAGCACGACGACCGTTTCTACTACCTGAGTTATGCCCCCTCAGCGCATCAGACCAATGCCTTGCAGGCACGCCTGCGTTACCGTCTGAACAATCAGCTGGCGCTGGGTTATGAGCACAACCGGGAAGAGATCGACAGCACCTCGGTTACCGGCAATCAGCATCAGCGCAACTACGACAGCGCCTTTGTCTATGGCCACTACGACGCCGGCCCGGTCCAGCTGGCCGGCAGTTTGTCGTACCTGACCTATGACGATGGTGATTCGTACAGTTTGCCGGTGCTGGGGCTGACCCTGCCGTTAGGCGCCCATCAGTTGTACCTGAATGGCGGTAAAAGCGTGCGGGTGCCGACCCTGAATGACCTGTATCTGAATCAGGCTGCCAATAAGGGCAACCCGCTGGTTAAACCGGAACAGACCACCAGCGCCGAGCTGGGGGCGCGGCTGAATCTGGCCGGGGTGCAAACGCGGCTGGCGGTATTCACCCGCGATACGGAAAACGCCATTGACTACACCCGCTCGCAGCAGGATATCGACAGCAATATCAGCTACTACACCGCACGGAATGTCCGCGCCATTGATACCCGTGGCGCCGATATTGAACTGGACGCCAGTGCCTTGCTGGCGCAGCAGGGCTGGCAAAAAGTGTCGCTGAGCTACACCTGGCTGGATCAGGATTTCACCAATCAGTACCGCGAAGCCCGTTACACGCAGTCGCAGCTGCGCCACCAGGCCATTCTGGCGCTGGCTTACGAAGTGTTGCCGCAGCTGACCCTGACTTCGCTGTACAAGTACGAAGAACGCTACGATCAGGCCGGTTACCAGCTGTGGGATCTGGGTTTAAAGAAACACTATGACGGCTGGCACTGGGCGGTCGCCCTGAGCAATGCGCTGGATGAAGACTATATCGACAGCGGTTTTATCGCCGCGCCGGGGCGCAGCTTGCGCGTTGAACTCGCGGCCGGTTTCTGA
- a CDS encoding ExbD/TolR family protein, producing the protein MARRHTDSDADGNDIDITPMLDIVFIMLIFFIVTTSFVKESGVTVNRPSAQTAEEKKGSNILVAIRANGEIWIDRRAIDVRAVRPNIERMKAENPEGAVIIQADEFSPTGLLVKVMDQIRLAGITNISISAEAAN; encoded by the coding sequence ATGGCACGACGTCATACCGACAGCGACGCCGATGGCAACGATATCGACATCACGCCGATGCTCGATATCGTGTTTATCATGCTGATCTTTTTTATCGTCACCACGTCATTCGTTAAAGAAAGCGGGGTGACGGTCAATCGCCCCAGTGCCCAGACGGCGGAAGAAAAGAAAGGCAGCAATATTCTGGTGGCCATCCGCGCCAACGGTGAAATCTGGATCGACCGCCGTGCCATCGATGTGCGGGCGGTGCGCCCCAATATCGAGCGCATGAAGGCCGAAAACCCGGAAGGGGCCGTCATTATTCAGGCCGATGAGTTTTCGCCCACCGGCTTACTGGTGAAAGTAATGGACCAGATCCGGCTGGCCGGTATCACCAATATTTCCATTTCTGCTGAGGCCGCCAACTGA
- a CDS encoding energy transducer TonB produces the protein MKRIALALLASALFTLGLFWVMHRMVSGPAELQRPDQDRAVVDFIRLKQDSQTELKERRKPEPPKPQKPKLPQESVSQQDVPMQQIPFKVPQVTPDLSLSQQSLLGDAVVGLGFGDSDVIPLVRMNAVYPQRALRQKIEGFVTARLQITPEGTVESVNIIEAQPRGVFEREAIRALYKYKFKPKMENGRPVAQTATQTIEFKLGDS, from the coding sequence ATGAAGCGCATTGCTCTGGCGTTGCTGGCCTCGGCACTGTTTACGCTGGGGCTATTCTGGGTGATGCATCGCATGGTCTCCGGCCCGGCGGAATTGCAGCGCCCGGATCAGGATCGCGCCGTCGTCGACTTTATCCGCCTCAAGCAGGACAGTCAGACCGAGCTGAAAGAACGGCGCAAACCGGAACCACCGAAGCCGCAAAAGCCCAAACTGCCGCAGGAAAGCGTCAGCCAGCAGGATGTGCCGATGCAGCAGATTCCGTTCAAGGTGCCGCAGGTAACGCCGGATCTGTCGTTATCGCAGCAGTCATTATTGGGTGATGCGGTGGTCGGGCTGGGCTTTGGTGACAGCGATGTCATTCCGCTGGTGCGCATGAATGCGGTGTATCCTCAGCGGGCGCTGCGGCAAAAGATTGAAGGCTTTGTGACCGCCCGGTTACAGATCACGCCGGAAGGCACGGTCGAATCGGTGAATATTATTGAGGCGCAGCCACGCGGCGTCTTTGAACGCGAAGCCATTCGCGCCCTCTATAAATACAAGTTCAAACCCAAGATGGAAAACGGCCGCCCGGTGGCACAAACCGCGACCCAAACCATTGAGTTTAAGCTGGGGGACTCCTGA
- a CDS encoding MotA/TolQ/ExbB proton channel family protein, translating into MQWLLDFIAQGGPVLYGILLLCLLLWSLILERLWFFYRELPALRAQLTAHWQQRPEHRSWMARKIRLGLLSQHKQATQQYLSAVGILIAICPLMGLLGTVTGMVSVFDVLAVTGTGNARAMANGISQATIPTMAGLVVALTGLYFRTRFKRLSERAVRRLADSLPTD; encoded by the coding sequence ATGCAGTGGCTGCTGGACTTTATCGCCCAGGGCGGTCCGGTGCTGTACGGCATCTTATTGCTGTGCCTGCTGCTGTGGAGCCTGATTCTGGAGCGGTTATGGTTTTTTTACCGCGAGCTGCCGGCTCTGCGTGCGCAATTAACCGCGCACTGGCAACAGCGCCCGGAACACCGCAGCTGGATGGCGCGCAAAATCCGGCTCGGCCTGCTCAGTCAGCATAAACAGGCGACCCAGCAATACCTGTCAGCGGTCGGCATCCTGATTGCCATTTGTCCCTTAATGGGGCTGCTGGGTACGGTCACCGGCATGGTCAGCGTGTTTGATGTGCTGGCAGTGACCGGTACCGGCAATGCCCGCGCCATGGCCAACGGTATTTCGCAGGCCACCATTCCGACCATGGCCGGGCTGGTGGTGGCATTAACCGGGTTGTACTTCCGCACTCGTTTTAAACGTTTATCCGAGCGTGCCGTCCGCCGGCTCGCTGATTCCTTACCTACGGACTGA
- the xthA gene encoding exodeoxyribonuclease III, producing MTTTVISFNINGIRARPHQLQAIREQYDPDILGLQETKVQDSEFPLADVQALGFHVEFFGQKGHYGVALLSKVAPEFVQKGWPWDNEDAQKRMIHARYVINGKVWNVLNGYFPQGESRKHETKFPAKEKFYADLSRYLQETFSPDDRVIVMGDMNISPEDTDIGIGEPNRVRWLKTGKCSFLPEEREWYQRLLGFGLQDTYRKHHPDSMERFSWFDYRSKGFDDEPKRGLRIDHILATAPVAAECTAVGIGYEVRGMEKPSDHAPVWATFS from the coding sequence ATGACCACCACCGTTATCAGCTTCAATATCAATGGCATCCGCGCCCGTCCTCATCAGCTGCAGGCGATTCGCGAGCAGTACGACCCGGACATTCTGGGCCTGCAAGAAACCAAGGTGCAGGACAGCGAATTTCCGTTAGCCGATGTGCAGGCGCTGGGCTTTCATGTGGAGTTTTTTGGCCAGAAAGGCCATTACGGCGTAGCGCTGTTAAGCAAGGTGGCGCCAGAGTTTGTACAGAAAGGCTGGCCCTGGGACAACGAAGACGCTCAGAAGCGTATGATCCACGCCCGCTATGTGATTAACGGCAAGGTCTGGAACGTGCTGAATGGCTACTTCCCGCAGGGCGAAAGCCGTAAACACGAAACCAAGTTCCCGGCCAAAGAAAAATTCTATGCCGATTTAAGCCGTTATCTGCAGGAAACCTTCAGCCCGGACGATCGGGTGATTGTGATGGGCGATATGAATATCTCCCCGGAAGATACCGACATCGGCATTGGCGAGCCCAACCGGGTACGCTGGCTGAAAACCGGCAAGTGCAGCTTTTTGCCGGAAGAGCGCGAGTGGTATCAGCGCCTGCTCGGCTTTGGTCTGCAGGATACCTACCGTAAGCACCATCCCGACAGCATGGAACGCTTCAGCTGGTTTGATTACCGCTCCAAAGGCTTTGATGACGAACCCAAGCGCGGCCTGCGCATTGACCATATTCTGGCTACCGCGCCGGTGGCAGCGGAATGCACGGCGGTGGGCATTGGTTATGAGGTGCGCGGTATGGAAAAACCGTCTGACCATGCGCCGGTGTGGGCGACCTTTTCCTGA
- a CDS encoding tyrosine-type recombinase/integrase — MSLASLNNPPAPLIDQIDHLGNPLTTARQVLTRLPDLQGMPGVFEDLVHSLSFLVSYNGSTATFNSYRREVERLLQWCWLVRGCSLEQLRRQDLESYVQFCQSPPAAWIGKKQVARFRNQQGERVRNPDWRPFVNQASKNNPDSRAGFVLSQKSLQALFAVLSTYFNYLLQEDYLRINPVALIRQKSKFLQRHAYQEPVRRISNLQWDFVLETVAAMASENPGEHERSLFVMRLLFGLYLRISELVADERSTPVMGDFHTDADGHWWLRVVGKGNKARLVTVSDDMLNALRRYRRHLGLSNLPYVGEQTPLVPKIKGRGPVTSTRQIRYLVQSCFDASYERMRANGLEDEAQELKVATVHWLRHTGISEDVKFRPKEHVKEDAGHASMATTDRYIDTEMRERHASARFKKLKPEL, encoded by the coding sequence ATGAGCCTTGCCAGCCTGAACAACCCGCCAGCCCCGCTGATCGACCAGATCGATCACCTGGGCAATCCGCTCACCACCGCTCGCCAGGTGTTAACCCGCCTGCCCGATCTGCAAGGCATGCCCGGTGTGTTTGAAGATCTGGTGCACAGCCTGAGCTTTCTGGTCAGCTACAACGGCAGCACCGCCACCTTTAACAGCTACCGGCGCGAAGTGGAGCGCCTGCTGCAGTGGTGCTGGCTGGTGCGTGGCTGTTCGCTGGAGCAGCTGCGCCGGCAGGACCTGGAAAGCTATGTGCAGTTCTGCCAGTCGCCGCCGGCCGCCTGGATCGGTAAAAAACAGGTCGCCCGCTTCCGCAACCAGCAAGGCGAGCGCGTGCGCAATCCGGACTGGCGGCCGTTCGTGAATCAGGCCAGTAAGAATAACCCCGACAGCCGCGCCGGGTTTGTGCTGTCACAAAAGAGCCTGCAGGCACTGTTTGCGGTGTTGTCGACCTACTTCAATTACCTGCTGCAGGAAGACTACCTGCGCATCAACCCGGTGGCACTGATCCGCCAGAAGAGCAAATTCCTGCAGCGTCATGCCTATCAGGAGCCCGTGCGGCGCATTTCCAACCTGCAATGGGATTTCGTGCTGGAAACCGTGGCAGCCATGGCCAGCGAGAATCCCGGCGAACATGAACGCTCGCTGTTCGTCATGCGGCTGCTGTTTGGCCTGTATCTGCGTATTTCCGAGCTGGTCGCCGATGAGCGCTCCACGCCGGTAATGGGCGATTTTCATACCGATGCCGACGGCCACTGGTGGCTGCGCGTGGTCGGCAAGGGCAACAAAGCCCGGCTGGTGACGGTATCGGACGATATGCTGAATGCCCTGCGGCGCTATCGCCGCCACCTGGGGCTGTCCAACCTGCCCTACGTCGGCGAACAAACCCCGCTGGTGCCGAAAATCAAAGGTCGCGGCCCGGTGACCAGCACCCGCCAGATCCGCTATCTGGTGCAGAGCTGCTTTGATGCTTCCTATGAACGGATGCGGGCGAACGGGCTGGAAGATGAAGCGCAGGAGCTGAAAGTAGCGACCGTGCACTGGCTGCGCCATACCGGCATTTCTGAAGACGTGAAATTCCGCCCCAAAGAGCACGTTAAGGAAGATGCCGGCCACGCCAGCATGGCCACCACCGACCGCTACATTGATACCGAAATGCGCGAGCGCCACGCCAGTGCCCGCTTTAAGAAACTGAAACCAGAGCTGTAA
- the thiI gene encoding tRNA uracil 4-sulfurtransferase ThiI codes for MKFVIKLFPEITIKSMSVRKHMTKILQQNLRTLFRRYEISADVQNRWDSLIVIVNRTDDASRRRAIQILSHTPGIAGALEISEYNFSTLDEAYQRVRDAYREQVEGKTFCVRIKRNGNHDFTSHQAEQYMGGGFLKETGALKVDLHNPQVTVLAELRDDKVQVVKQTIKGLGGYPLGSQGEVLSLISGGFDSTVASYLMNRRGLKTHFCFFNLGGSAHEIGVKQVSHYLWSQYSESHRVKFVTVPFEAVVAEILQHVDTSQMGVVLKRMMLRAACRVADSMHIPALVTGEAVAQVASQTITNLAVIDQIADRMVLRPLAAMDKQDIIDIARRIGTESFAASMPEYCGVISVNPTTVGDRRKVEDAEAKFNMEVLEAAIAAARIERIDDVLSGTESGLENVQIISTPSVTDVIVDIRHPAEAADAPLVLTNNPVITVPFYELEQRVKGLVNDHPGRRILLYCQKGTMSKIHAHHLNEEKRGDFAVFMEA; via the coding sequence ATGAAGTTCGTTATCAAGCTGTTCCCGGAAATCACCATCAAATCCATGAGTGTGCGCAAGCACATGACCAAAATCCTGCAGCAGAACCTGCGTACGCTGTTCCGCCGCTATGAGATTTCGGCCGATGTGCAGAACCGCTGGGACAGCCTGATTGTGATTGTGAACCGCACCGATGACGCCAGCCGCCGCCGCGCCATTCAGATTCTGTCACACACGCCGGGTATTGCCGGGGCGCTGGAGATCAGCGAATACAATTTCAGCACCCTGGATGAGGCCTACCAGCGCGTGCGGGATGCCTACCGCGAACAGGTGGAAGGCAAAACCTTTTGCGTGCGCATCAAGCGTAACGGCAACCATGATTTCACTTCGCATCAGGCTGAGCAGTACATGGGTGGCGGCTTTCTGAAAGAAACCGGCGCGCTGAAAGTGGATCTGCACAACCCGCAAGTCACCGTACTGGCCGAATTGCGCGACGATAAGGTGCAGGTGGTAAAGCAGACCATCAAAGGGCTGGGCGGCTACCCGCTGGGCAGTCAGGGCGAAGTGCTGTCATTGATTTCCGGTGGTTTTGACTCGACTGTGGCCAGTTACCTGATGAACCGGCGTGGCCTGAAAACCCATTTCTGCTTTTTTAACCTGGGTGGCAGCGCCCATGAAATCGGCGTTAAGCAGGTGTCGCACTACCTGTGGAGCCAATACAGCGAAAGCCATAGGGTGAAATTCGTCACGGTACCCTTTGAGGCCGTAGTGGCCGAGATTCTGCAGCACGTCGACACCAGCCAGATGGGCGTGGTGCTGAAACGGATGATGCTGCGCGCCGCCTGTCGGGTGGCTGACAGCATGCATATTCCGGCGTTGGTCACTGGCGAAGCGGTGGCGCAGGTGGCCAGCCAGACCATTACCAACCTGGCCGTGATTGATCAGATTGCCGACCGCATGGTGCTGCGCCCGCTGGCAGCCATGGATAAGCAGGACATTATTGATATCGCCCGCCGTATTGGCACCGAAAGCTTCGCCGCCAGCATGCCGGAATACTGCGGCGTGATCTCGGTTAACCCCACCACCGTCGGCGACCGCCGCAAGGTGGAAGACGCCGAAGCCAAATTCAATATGGAGGTACTGGAAGCGGCGATTGCCGCGGCCCGCATTGAGCGTATTGATGACGTACTGAGTGGTACGGAAAGTGGCCTGGAGAATGTGCAGATTATCAGCACACCGTCGGTAACCGATGTGATCGTGGACATCCGCCATCCGGCCGAAGCCGCCGACGCACCGCTGGTGCTGACCAATAATCCGGTCATTACGGTGCCCTTCTATGAGCTGGAACAGCGTGTTAAAGGCCTGGTTAACGACCACCCGGGCCGCCGTATCCTGCTCTATTGCCAGAAAGGCACCATGAGCAAAATCCACGCGCACCACCTGAACGAAGAAAAACGCGGCGATTTTGCGGTGTTTATGGAAGCCTGA
- a CDS encoding tetratricopeptide repeat protein produces the protein MRLIPLLLCWLSLSLNVVAQDMTLSPATYNALNKIQEQLGAQQLTEAEAGLHKLEEQLAPGFGLALVHQLHGQLHLIKEESEQALEHFRRALALNVLSPAQESAIATTTAQILLQLERPDDALAELEPRLERLLQREQEDRKKRRKGEGDVRYVQPMSLITVGTAYQMRKKYQPSIRWLKKGIKRSDSPRESWLLMLMVALYQEKLYAETALVLDDLIRLNPGKEDYWQQQASVYQIMEQQALALRTLELGYAAGHIKKPDSILQLVQLLISENLPERAGRILQQHLNNKTLELTERNWRLLAAAWQQGRERSKAVAAMRTASTFMQDGSLLYRAAQLQLQDAEYRGALTDAEAALKQGLPERDKARTLMLAASSAYELQDFNTARRYFQQALTYADTAANARSWLDYLAMLEQYQEVAVSY, from the coding sequence ATGCGCTTGATCCCGCTGTTGTTGTGCTGGTTGAGCCTGAGCCTGAATGTGGTGGCGCAGGACATGACCTTGTCGCCAGCCACCTACAACGCCCTGAATAAAATTCAGGAGCAACTGGGTGCCCAACAGCTGACTGAAGCAGAAGCCGGCCTGCACAAACTGGAAGAGCAGCTGGCACCGGGCTTTGGTCTGGCGCTGGTGCATCAGCTGCATGGCCAGCTGCACTTAATAAAAGAAGAGTCAGAACAGGCGCTGGAGCATTTCCGCCGGGCGCTGGCGCTGAATGTACTGTCGCCGGCGCAGGAATCGGCCATTGCCACCACCACCGCGCAGATTCTGCTGCAGCTGGAGCGCCCGGACGATGCTCTGGCCGAACTGGAGCCACGGCTGGAGCGCTTGCTGCAGCGCGAACAGGAAGACCGGAAAAAACGCCGTAAAGGCGAGGGCGATGTGCGTTATGTGCAGCCCATGAGCCTGATTACCGTCGGCACGGCCTACCAGATGCGGAAGAAATATCAGCCCTCTATCCGCTGGCTGAAAAAGGGCATTAAGCGCAGCGATTCGCCGCGCGAAAGCTGGCTGCTGATGCTGATGGTGGCGCTGTATCAGGAAAAACTGTACGCCGAAACCGCGCTGGTACTGGACGATCTGATCCGTCTGAACCCGGGTAAGGAAGATTACTGGCAGCAGCAGGCGTCGGTGTACCAGATTATGGAACAGCAGGCGCTGGCGTTGCGCACCCTGGAATTGGGGTATGCCGCCGGCCACATCAAAAAACCAGACAGTATTCTGCAGCTGGTGCAGCTGCTGATCAGCGAAAACCTGCCCGAGCGCGCCGGCCGCATTCTGCAACAGCACCTGAATAACAAAACCCTGGAATTAACCGAACGTAACTGGCGCTTGTTAGCGGCCGCCTGGCAGCAGGGGCGCGAGCGCAGCAAGGCGGTTGCCGCCATGCGCACCGCCAGCACCTTTATGCAGGATGGCAGTCTGTTGTATCGCGCAGCCCAGCTGCAGCTGCAGGATGCCGAATACCGGGGGGCGTTAACCGATGCGGAAGCGGCGTTAAAACAAGGCCTGCCGGAGCGTGACAAGGCCCGCACGCTGATGCTGGCGGCCAGCAGTGCCTACGAACTGCAGGATTTCAACACCGCCCGGCGCTACTTTCAGCAGGCCTTAACCTATGCCGATACCGCCGCCAATGCGCGCTCCTGGCTGGATTATCTGGCCATGCTGGAGCAATACCAGGAGGTTGCCGTCAGTTACTGA
- a CDS encoding alpha/beta hydrolase, with protein sequence MTFNNGVKSTFTAEGMECAATLFGADDKGRQAPAILMIHGWGGTQLVLFKDFIRRFNDAGYAVMTFDYPGWGASPGIPRNRINPWERVRVADAALAHLKSMDRIDEDRIVIWGTSFGGGHAIDLAAEHPEVAGVVAHVPMLNGLAAVAAVPFMRMLRFSLDIALDLINPFKRRYIPIVSDEGGYSTMDRDGAGRLRDWVDEELNGKYDNRVTAVSLLTMGPYQPGRNLSRITIPGLIVGALHDTVAPFDEVKVRRKAGENFTIITIEGNHFDPYLQPWFEENVSNQLAFLKRVLG encoded by the coding sequence ATGACATTCAACAATGGCGTTAAGTCGACATTTACAGCAGAGGGAATGGAGTGCGCAGCAACACTCTTTGGTGCTGATGATAAGGGCAGGCAAGCACCGGCAATTCTCATGATCCATGGGTGGGGTGGTACGCAGCTCGTTCTTTTTAAGGATTTTATCCGGCGATTCAATGATGCCGGATATGCCGTCATGACTTTTGACTACCCTGGCTGGGGTGCCAGTCCGGGAATTCCCAGAAACAGAATCAATCCATGGGAGCGGGTCAGAGTCGCCGATGCCGCTCTGGCTCATCTGAAATCCATGGACAGGATCGACGAAGACAGAATCGTTATCTGGGGGACGTCCTTTGGTGGTGGTCATGCGATTGATCTGGCGGCGGAGCATCCTGAAGTGGCTGGGGTTGTGGCTCATGTACCTATGTTGAACGGATTGGCTGCAGTAGCAGCGGTTCCGTTTATGCGAATGCTCAGATTCTCTCTGGATATCGCTCTGGATCTTATTAATCCGTTCAAGCGACGCTACATTCCCATCGTGTCTGACGAGGGAGGTTATTCAACCATGGATCGGGATGGCGCCGGACGGCTTCGGGATTGGGTCGATGAGGAGCTGAATGGCAAATACGATAACCGTGTTACCGCTGTGTCATTATTGACCATGGGGCCTTATCAGCCAGGCAGAAATCTGTCGCGCATCACAATCCCAGGGCTAATTGTCGGTGCGCTGCACGATACGGTTGCTCCATTTGATGAGGTGAAGGTGCGCCGCAAGGCAGGAGAGAACTTCACAATTATTACCATCGAGGGGAATCACTTTGATCCATATCTGCAACCGTGGTTTGAGGAGAACGTATCGAATCAACTGGCGTTTCTGAAACGCGTGCTTGGCTAA